From one Notolabrus celidotus isolate fNotCel1 chromosome 2, fNotCel1.pri, whole genome shotgun sequence genomic stretch:
- the smx5 gene encoding smx5, producing MLFYSFFKSLVGKDVVVELKNDLSICGTLHSVDQYLNIKLTDISVTDPEKYPHMLSVKNCFIRGSVVRYVQLPADEVDTQLLQDAARKEAMQQKQ from the exons ATG cTCTTCTACTCGTTCTTTAAGTCTCTGGTGGGGAAAGATGTGGTGGTGGAGCTCAAAAACGACCTGAG CATCTGTGGGACACTTCACTCTGTGGACCAG TACCTGAACATTAAGCTCACAGACATCAGCGTCACAGATCCAGAGAAATATCCACACATG CTCTCTGTGAAGAACTGTTTCATCCGTGGGTCCGTGGTCCGGTACGTCCAGCTGCCTGCAGATGAAGTGGACACACAGCTCCTGCAGGACGCTGCACGAAAAGAAGCCATGCAGCAGAAGCAGTGA
- the inpp5d gene encoding phosphatidylinositol 3,4,5-trisphosphate 5-phosphatase 1 — translation MPSYQPWCHGNLTRSKAEVLLSTAERDGSFLIRDSESIQGAYALCVLYQNCVYTYRILPNEERKLSVQASDGVPIRFFSMLPELVEAYYSPNMGLITHLQYPVQREEEVEEAPESNLPPQLPPRNFGANDVKDTDPRFSELACNSVSETYLTRLQHMDLSSIPEEHQIAIQEYFRTSISSDADHAQNGYPTLPGLKKLTMSICKNLNSEISRVLPTLDAFQRVLDQQLSPGIGHFPKHMSADSGQFVSFRLEQLTKLLYSIEDKAKSFVFESVGHEGGHRKSLIPPVVFEVKQDSLGISTKMFLKVDVESGKLYFKKSKDGPEDKYFVHNKILQLVKSQKMHAKLAITVETEKEKTLRKEFVFDNTKKREGFCQLLQQMKNKHSEKLEPDMITVFVGTWNMGNAGAPHNINSWFQCKGQGKTRDDTADQIPHDFYVIGSQEDPLGEREWSDTVKGVLRNITNISFKQVAIHTLWNIRIIVLAKPEHENRISHVFSDSVKTGIANTLGNKGAVGVSFMFNGTSFGFVNSHLTSGSEKKLRRNQNYINILRFLNLGDKKLNPFDITHRFTHLFWLGDLNYRVELPSTEAEYIVTKIKQQQYQELLSRDQLSMERDDGKVFLHFEEEEITFAPTYRFERDTREKYAYTKAKATGTKYNLPSWCDRVLRKSYPLVHVVCQAYGCTNDIMTSDHSPVFASFEVGVASQFVSKQDLNSAPGGGIQIMNCVAILSTKSKTKFFIEYHSSCLEKTVKTSEGENMEHMDGSIKVWFGNQVQLTPIISDPEYLLDQHILICVKSTDCDESYGEGCVALRAAQFCYTEFQITLTHHGEKTGTLTGGIQLHTSEGKPTEKLYDFIKVEKDDTVTSKGKGGDSNKSSVTQALDISNPNYMGVSFQKGCVIDKGWSYSMPPKNSPMFGQGSKEPKKGDVGSRSPTGKPLNPTGEGEQASEMFDNPLYGAMGKSHSRGKDQDHQQKDQLIPPDPFFTSSKAADADSDRPPMPTPRNRSFTCSETKPQPPNQISPNPSVYKKPVVPSRSEGGMGLNRPPLPSKARPGVPEPQITKSRDYRDSSELPCKLRLPARPGQPQPPKDTYSEVSKPGRSVK, via the exons ATGCCAAGTTATCAGCCTTGGTGCCATGGTAATTTAACTCGATCCAAAGCTGAGGTTCTACTttccacagcagagagagatggaagcTTCCTTATCCGGGACAGTGAGTCCATACAGGGAGCTTATGCCCTCTGTGTTTT ATACCAGAACTGTGTTTACACGTACAGAATCCTGCCCAATGAGGAAAGGAAGCTCTCTGTCCAG GCATCTGATGGAGTTCCTATCAGGTTCTTCTCTATGCTGCCTGAGCTGGTGGAGGCTTACTACAGTCCCAACATGGGTCTTATCACACACCTGCAGTATCCTGtccagagggaggaggaggtagaggaggcGCCAG AATCCAATCTTCCACCACAGCTTCCACCCAGGAACTTTGGAGCCAATGATGTGAAAGACACGGACCCCAGGTTTTCTGAGCTGGCGTGTAATTCCGTATCAGAAACCTACCTGACGAGACTGCAGCACATGGACCTATCCTC AATCCCAGAGGAGCACCAGATAGCTATCCAAGAATACTTCAGGACCTCGATCTCCTCCGACGCTGACCACGCGCAGAATGGTTACCCGACTCTGCCTGGGCTAAAGAAGCTAACAATGTCGATCTGCAAGAACTTAAACAG TGAAATTTCCAGAGTCCTGCCGACTCTGGACGCCTTCCAAAGGGTGTTGGACCAACAGCTCTCCCCAGGGATCGGACATTTTCCTAAACAT atgtCTGCTGATTCAGGTCAGTTCGTATCCTTTAGGCTCGAGCAACTGACAAAACTGCTTTACTCAATAGAAGACAAG GCTAagagttttgtttttgagtCTGTTGGACATGAAGGAGGTCACAGGAAATCTCTCATACCGCCTGTTGTTTTTGAG GTCAAGCAAGACTCTCTGGGTATTTCCACAAAGATGTTTCTGAAAGTGGATGTTGAAAGCGGGAAGCTCTACTTCAAGAAGTCGAAAGATGGGCCTGAGGACAAATACTTTGTGCACAACAAAA TCCTGCAGTTGGTGAAATCTCAGAAGATGCACGCCAAACTTGCCATCACAGTGGAGACGGAGAAAGAGAAGACACTGCGTAAAGAGTTTGTGTTTGACAACACAAAG AAAAGGGAGGGTTTTTGCCAACTTCTTCAACAAATGAAGAACAAGCACTCTGAAAAGCTTGAGCCTGACATGATCACAGTGTTTGTTGGCACTTGGAACATGG GTAATGCCGGTGCTCCCCACAACATCAACTCCTGGTTTCAGTGTAAGGGCCAAGGCAAGACACGAGACGACACAGCTGATCAAATCCCTCATGACTTCTATGTGATCGGAAGTCAGGAGGATCCTctgggagagagggagtggtcGGATACGGTGAAAGGTGTCCTGAgaaacatcacaaacatcagCTTTAAACAG GTGGCGATCCACACTCTGTGGAACATTCGGATCATCGTTCTGGCCAAGCCTGAGCACGAAAACAGGATCTCCCATGTTTTCTCAGACAGCGTGAAGACGGGGATCGCTAACACTCTGG GAAATAAGGGAGCGGTGGGAGTGTCCTTCATGTTCAACGGGACATCTTTTGGCTTTGTCAACAGTCACCTCACCTCTGGAAGTGAGAAGAAGCTCAG ACGCAATCAAAACTACATTAACATCCTGAGATTTCTCAATCTGGGAGATAAGAAGCTCAATCCATTTGACATCACACATCGGTTCACACATCTCTTCTGGCTTGGCGATTTGAATTATCGTGTTGAGTTACCTTCCACG GAAGCTGAGTACATCGTGACAAAgatcaaacagcagcagtatCAGGAGCTCCTCAGCAGAGACCAGCTCAGCATGGAGAGGGATGACGGGAAGGTCTTCTTACATTTCG aggaggaggaaatcaCGTTTGCTCCCACATACCGCTTTGAAAGAGACACACGAGAGAAGTATGCCTACACAAAGGCCAAGGCCACAGGG ACTAAATATAATTTGCCTTCCTGGTGTGATCGTGTCTTGAGGAAGTCGTACCCTCTGGTCCATGTGGTCTGCCAAGCATACG GGTGCACTAATGACATCATGACGAGTGACCACTCTCCAGTTTTTGCCTCGTTTGAAGTTGGAGTGGCCTCCCAGTTTGTCTCCAAGCAAG ATCTAAACAGTGCGCCAGGAGGTGGGATACAGATCATGAACTGTGTGGCCATCTTGTCTACAAAATCAAAGACCAAGTTCTTCATCGAGTACCACTCCAGCTGCTTAGAGA AAACAGTCAAGACGTCAGAGGGAGAGAACATGGAGCACATGGATGGGTCGATAAAAGTTTGGTTTGGCAACCAAGTTCAG CTCACACCAATCATCTCTGACCCTGAGTACCTTTTGGACCAACACATCCTCATCTGTGTGAAGTCGACAGACTGTGATGAGTCATATG GAGAGGGTTGTGTCGCGCTGAGAGCTGCACAGTTCTGCTACACAGAGTTTCAGatcacactgactcatcacGGAGAGAAGACAGGAACTCTGACAGGTGGCATTCAGTTACACACCTCTGAAGGCAAACCCACAGAGAAGCTATACG ATTTCATCAAAGTCGAAAAGGACGACACGGTCACCTCGAAAGGCAAAGGCGGTGACTCAAACAA gtcTTCTGTCACCCAGGCACTTGATATTTCTAACCCCAATTACATGGGAGTGTCCTTCCAAAAAGGTTGCGTAATAGATAAAGGTTGGAGTTACAGCATGCCACCGAAAAATTCTCCAATGTTCGGGCAAGGGAGTAAGGAGCCAAAGAAGGGTGATGTGGGCTCACGCAGTCCAACGGGGAAACCTCTGAATCCTAC GGGTGAGGGTGAACAGGCGTCAGAGATGTTTGACAATCCGTTATATGGTGCAATGGGAAAATCACATTCTCGGGGAAAAGACCAAGACCACCAGCAGAAGGATCAGCTCATACCTCCAGATCCCTTCTTCACAAGCTCCAAAGCAGCAGATGCAGACTCCGATCGCCCCCCTATGCCCACACCCCGCAACCGCTCCTTCACCTGCTCTGAGACCAAACCCCAGCCGCCAAACCAGATCAGCCCGAACCCCTCAGTGTACAAGAAACCAGTGGTGCCTTCGCGCTCCGAAGGAGGGATGGGACTAAACCGGCCTCCTCTGCCTTCCAAAGCTCGACCAGGTGTGCCGGAGCCCCAGATCACAAAATCCAGAGACTACAGAGACAGCTCCGAACTCCCCTGCAAACTCAGACTCCCAGCAAGACCCGGCCAGCCACAGCCTCCCAAAGACA cTTACTCTGAAGTTTCCAAGCCGGGCCGCTCTGTAAAGTGA